In a genomic window of Bacteroidota bacterium:
- a CDS encoding lycopene cyclase domain-containing protein, which translates to MKSLYLLLNIGAFIFPFLLSFDKKVAFYKKWKYLFPALVSVAVFFLIWDYFFTDWRVWSFNDNYILGTKFFGLPIEEILFFFTVPYSCVFVYECLIAYIPKDYFKNIAKPLTIILILGLAVALYFNYGRLYTASTIILLGAYLMQLLVVNRAQWLGRFFMAYLVCLIPFFIINGILTAKPVVIYNDIENTGIRLGTIPIEDTLYKMLLLLMNVAIYERLQKRFVRAEEPEETTAETEPLGI; encoded by the coding sequence ATGAAATCGTTATACCTGTTGTTAAATATTGGGGCATTTATCTTTCCGTTTTTGCTCTCGTTTGATAAAAAGGTAGCTTTTTATAAAAAGTGGAAATACCTGTTTCCCGCACTTGTCAGCGTTGCGGTTTTCTTTCTTATTTGGGATTATTTTTTTACCGATTGGCGGGTTTGGAGTTTTAACGATAATTACATTTTAGGCACAAAATTTTTTGGGTTACCTATCGAAGAAATACTGTTTTTCTTCACTGTGCCTTACTCGTGTGTATTTGTGTACGAATGCTTGATAGCATACATTCCCAAAGATTACTTTAAAAACATAGCCAAGCCGCTAACGATTATTCTAATCCTTGGTCTTGCAGTGGCACTGTATTTTAATTACGGAAGGTTATACACCGCCAGTACTATTATTTTACTGGGAGCTTATTTAATGCAGCTGTTGGTGGTGAACCGTGCACAATGGTTGGGCAGGTTTTTTATGGCCTACTTGGTGTGTTTAATTCCCTTTTTTATTATCAACGGAATACTGACTGCAAAGCCCGTGGTAATATACAACGACATCGAAAATACAGGCATCCGCTTAGGTACAATACCCATAGAGGATACGCTATATAAAATGCTGCTGCTGTTGATGAACGTGGCCATTTATGAACGACTGCAAAAACGTTTTGTGCGAGCAGAAGAACCCGAAGAAACTACAGCAGAAACCGAACCCTTAGGGATATGA
- a CDS encoding methionine adenosyltransferase, giving the protein MPYLFTSESVSEGHPDKVADQISDALIDNFLAFDPNSKVACETLVTTGQVVLAGEVKTNTYLDVQKIARSVIAKIGYTKSEYMFEANSCGVLSAIHDQSDDINRGVDRAASQDFEARANAQGAGDQGMMFGYATRETENYMPLALDLAHKLLIELAALRRENKDITYLRPDAKSQVTIEYSDDNVPTRIDAIVISTQHDEFGTDEEMAKKIYDDMVNILIPRVKASLKPELQALFTGNITYHINPTGKFVIGGPHGDTGLTGRKIIVDTYGGKGAHGGGAFSGKDPSKVDRSAAYATRHIAKNLVAAGVCDEVLVQVSYAIGVAKPCGLYINTYGTSKVNMGDGELARKVEQIFDLRPYAIEQRLKLRTPIYSESAAYGHMGRKNEVVTKTFYTPDGAKKELEVELFTWEKLDYVDKVKAAFGL; this is encoded by the coding sequence ATGCCATACCTGTTCACCTCTGAATCAGTGTCTGAAGGGCACCCCGACAAAGTAGCCGACCAAATTTCGGACGCACTTATAGATAACTTCCTTGCTTTTGACCCTAACAGTAAGGTTGCTTGCGAAACTCTTGTTACTACTGGACAGGTGGTACTTGCCGGTGAGGTAAAAACCAACACTTACTTAGACGTGCAAAAAATCGCCCGTTCGGTAATTGCTAAAATCGGTTATACCAAAAGCGAGTACATGTTTGAGGCTAACAGCTGCGGCGTGTTGAGTGCTATACACGACCAAAGTGATGATATTAACCGTGGTGTTGACCGTGCTGCTTCGCAAGATTTTGAAGCCCGTGCAAATGCACAAGGTGCAGGCGACCAAGGTATGATGTTTGGTTACGCAACCCGCGAAACTGAAAACTATATGCCTTTGGCGTTGGATTTGGCTCACAAATTATTGATTGAATTGGCTGCGCTGCGCCGCGAGAACAAAGATATTACCTACTTGCGCCCTGATGCAAAAAGCCAGGTAACTATTGAATACAGCGACGATAATGTTCCTACCCGTATAGATGCTATTGTAATCAGCACACAACACGATGAGTTTGGTACTGACGAAGAGATGGCTAAAAAGATATACGATGATATGGTGAACATCCTTATCCCGCGTGTAAAAGCTTCTTTGAAGCCTGAATTGCAAGCGTTGTTTACCGGAAATATTACTTACCACATTAACCCAACCGGTAAGTTTGTAATTGGCGGTCCTCACGGAGATACAGGTCTTACAGGCCGTAAAATCATCGTAGATACTTACGGTGGTAAAGGTGCTCACGGTGGTGGTGCATTTAGCGGTAAAGATCCTTCAAAAGTTGACCGTAGTGCTGCTTACGCTACCCGTCACATTGCTAAGAACTTGGTTGCTGCAGGTGTTTGCGACGAAGTTTTGGTACAGGTTTCTTATGCTATTGGTGTTGCTAAACCTTGCGGTTTGTACATTAACACTTACGGAACTTCAAAAGTGAACATGGGTGATGGCGAATTGGCTCGCAAAGTGGAGCAAATCTTCGACCTACGTCCTTATGCTATTGAACAACGTTTGAAATTGCGTACTCCTATTTACAGCGAAAGTGCTGCATACGGACACATGGGCCGCAAAAACGAAGTGGTAACCAAAACATTCTACACACCTGATGGTGCCAAAAAAGAATTGGAAGTGGAATTGTTTACTTGGGAAAAACTTGACTACGTAGATAAAGTTAAAGCCGCTTTCGGTCTTTAA
- the folE gene encoding GTP cyclohydrolase I FolE gives MKPNEIMLNTPANNGEGIDIIGDDHITTSHKTPLRDDAFEMDNELKMELIEKHFTEIMHVLGLDLTDDSLKGTPKRVAKMFVQEIFSGLDPKNKPAITLFENRYKYKQMLVEKDISVFSYCEHHFVPIVGKAHVAYIPNGNVVGLSKINRIVQYFAKRPQVQERMTKQIANELREALHTDDVAVVIEAVHYCVASRGVQDTGSSTITAEYCGRFNDPSTRQEFLKYLGK, from the coding sequence ATGAAACCGAACGAAATTATGTTGAATACTCCGGCCAATAATGGCGAAGGCATAGATATAATTGGCGACGACCATATTACTACATCACACAAAACCCCCTTGCGTGACGATGCTTTTGAGATGGACAATGAGCTGAAAATGGAGTTGATTGAAAAGCATTTTACCGAAATTATGCACGTTTTGGGGCTTGATTTGACCGATGACAGCTTGAAGGGCACCCCTAAGCGTGTAGCTAAAATGTTTGTGCAAGAAATTTTTAGCGGACTTGACCCAAAAAATAAGCCTGCCATTACCCTGTTTGAAAACCGCTATAAATACAAGCAAATGCTTGTTGAAAAGGATATCTCGGTTTTTAGTTATTGTGAACATCATTTTGTGCCTATTGTAGGCAAAGCCCACGTGGCATATATACCCAACGGCAATGTGGTAGGACTAAGCAAAATAAACCGCATTGTGCAGTATTTTGCTAAACGCCCGCAAGTGCAAGAGCGTATGACTAAGCAAATTGCCAACGAACTTCGCGAAGCTTTGCATACGGATGATGTGGCGGTTGTTATTGAGGCCGTGCACTATTGTGTGGCATCACGCGGGGTGCAGGATACCGGAAGCTCTACCATCACTGCTGAATACTGCGGCCGTTTTAACGACCCTTCTACCAGACAGGAGTTTTTAAAGTATCTAGGCAAGTAA
- the crtI gene encoding phytoene desaturase has translation MKVAVIGAGLGGLAVAIRLAKAGHDVEVFEANPYAGGKATSFEINGYRFDAGPSLFTMPQYIEELFTLCGEDITQNFPYTRLNSICNYFFEDGTELTAHAQPQQFAVEIGEKTSDNAESIITFLNQSKKIYEITKGLFLEQSLHKLSTYFSKDALTGYANLHKIGVFSTMADVIDGYFKDSRTRRLFKRYATYNGSNPYQAPATLNIIPHLEYGIGAYFPNKGIHGITEALLYLCNKTGVKIHLNTKVERIVHSGARVKGIIISPQSTVNSQQSVDSRPLTVDYNAVISNCDVYFTYKHLLPDAKVPKKIINQPRSSSALIFYWGINKQFPKLDLHNILFSENYEAEFDFLFTKKLVYHDPTVYINITSKYKPDDAPQGCENWFVMINTPHIDGQNWDELIAVARQHIIDKINRVLKTDISQHIVAEKILDPRGIESITQSYLGSLYGNSSNTRMAAFYRHPNFSKQIKGLYFVGGSVHPGGGIPLVLSSAKIVADLINN, from the coding sequence ATGAAGGTAGCCGTAATTGGTGCAGGTTTGGGCGGTTTAGCAGTGGCTATACGATTGGCAAAAGCCGGACATGATGTAGAAGTGTTTGAAGCCAATCCGTATGCAGGCGGCAAAGCTACCTCGTTTGAAATAAACGGATATCGGTTCGATGCAGGCCCCTCCTTATTCACCATGCCCCAGTATATTGAGGAATTATTTACCCTTTGTGGTGAAGATATTACCCAAAATTTCCCCTACACACGTTTAAATAGTATCTGCAATTACTTTTTTGAAGATGGTACAGAATTAACTGCCCATGCACAGCCTCAACAATTTGCTGTAGAGATTGGAGAAAAGACGAGCGACAATGCAGAAAGCATTATAACGTTCTTAAATCAGTCAAAAAAAATATACGAGATTACTAAAGGACTGTTTTTAGAGCAATCATTGCACAAACTGAGTACTTATTTCTCAAAAGATGCGCTTACGGGATATGCTAACCTGCACAAAATTGGTGTATTCTCAACCATGGCGGATGTTATTGACGGGTATTTCAAAGATAGCCGCACCCGCCGATTGTTTAAACGGTATGCAACCTACAACGGTTCAAACCCATACCAAGCACCGGCCACACTAAACATTATTCCACATTTGGAGTATGGTATCGGCGCATATTTCCCCAACAAAGGTATACACGGCATTACAGAGGCGTTGTTGTACCTGTGCAATAAAACAGGCGTTAAAATTCATCTAAATACCAAGGTGGAGAGGATAGTGCATAGTGGTGCTAGGGTTAAAGGGATTATAATTAGTCCACAATCCACAGTCAACAGTCAACAGTCTGTTGACAGTAGACCGTTGACCGTCGACTATAATGCCGTTATCAGTAATTGCGATGTTTATTTCACCTACAAACACCTGTTACCCGATGCTAAAGTGCCCAAAAAGATAATTAACCAGCCGCGTTCATCCTCGGCACTTATTTTCTATTGGGGCATTAATAAGCAATTCCCCAAGCTCGATTTGCACAATATTTTATTCAGTGAAAACTACGAGGCTGAATTTGATTTTCTTTTCACCAAAAAATTAGTGTACCACGACCCTACAGTGTACATAAACATTACAAGCAAATACAAACCCGACGATGCCCCGCAAGGCTGTGAAAACTGGTTTGTGATGATTAACACCCCGCACATCGACGGTCAAAACTGGGACGAATTAATTGCCGTAGCACGGCAGCATATTATTGATAAAATAAACAGGGTATTAAAAACCGATATTTCACAACACATTGTGGCCGAAAAAATACTCGACCCTCGCGGGATTGAAAGCATTACCCAAAGCTATCTCGGTTCGTTATACGGCAACAGCAGCAACACACGTATGGCTGCATTTTACCGCCATCCCAACTTCTCAAAACAAATCAAAGGGTTGTACTTTGTGGGGGGCAGCGTTCATCCCGGCGGCGGCATCCCGTTGGTGCTTTCTTCGGCAAAAATTGTAGCTGATTTAATAAATAATTAA
- a CDS encoding TraB/GumN family protein, with product MKLFSKIILAITLLFFVSTANAQREKSSNKKQKDSKNDTWLWEISGNGLKQKSYLYGTMHMMCADDFTISDSLRAKMNKSEQLVLEVVDADNPMNVMVLMQAMAMKGKTLQDFYTEAEYNELNNFFVDSLGTDIEQLSSFSPFFSIIAMMPLQLGCMDIKSYETELTQLARSNNKEVKELETIQFQVSLFDTIPYAIQAKELLRSVREWTKEKQLFGEMVSIYKNKEMDKVMIFARSNFGALTEYWDIFLKNRNENWIPKIKAMTAEKSTLFAVGAAHLAGDYGVINLLRKAGYTVNPVKD from the coding sequence ATGAAACTGTTTTCAAAAATTATACTGGCAATTACGTTGCTGTTTTTTGTTAGCACTGCTAATGCACAACGCGAGAAATCATCTAACAAAAAGCAAAAAGACTCAAAAAATGATACTTGGCTGTGGGAAATAAGCGGCAACGGGCTGAAGCAAAAAAGCTATTTGTACGGCACCATGCACATGATGTGCGCGGATGATTTTACAATAAGCGATAGCTTGAGGGCAAAGATGAACAAAAGCGAACAGTTGGTGCTTGAGGTAGTGGATGCCGATAACCCGATGAATGTGATGGTACTGATGCAGGCAATGGCCATGAAAGGCAAGACCCTGCAAGACTTTTACACCGAAGCGGAGTACAATGAGTTGAACAACTTTTTTGTAGATAGTTTGGGAACCGACATTGAGCAACTGTCGTCGTTTAGCCCTTTTTTCTCAATTATTGCCATGATGCCATTGCAATTAGGCTGTATGGATATTAAATCGTACGAAACCGAACTTACGCAACTGGCACGCAGCAACAACAAAGAAGTAAAAGAGTTGGAAACCATCCAGTTTCAGGTGAGTTTATTTGATACAATACCCTATGCGATACAAGCCAAAGAACTGCTACGTTCGGTACGTGAATGGACGAAAGAAAAGCAGTTGTTTGGCGAAATGGTATCAATTTACAAAAACAAAGAGATGGACAAGGTAATGATATTTGCCCGCAGTAATTTTGGTGCATTGACAGAATACTGGGACATATTTCTTAAAAACCGCAACGAAAACTGGATACCTAAAATAAAAGCAATGACCGCCGAAAAAAGCACTTTGTTTGCTGTGGGAGCTGCCCACCTTGCCGGTGATTACGGAGTGATAAACCTGTTGCGCAAAGCAGGGTACACGGTAAATCCGGTGAAGGATTAA
- a CDS encoding sigma-70 family RNA polymerase sigma factor, translated as MTKLEFSLMVQSESHPLRNYAYQLTRNVEDANDLLQETMLKAFTYHNKFSEGTNLKGWLYTIMKNSFINNYRRLMKRNTFIDTTDNTYYLDSPNHAVDNRAESKFMMKDMMEAIETLPYDLRKTFTMNYKGFKYHEIAEILNIPIGTVKTRIFVARRLLRKKLWAYGQAYGMTAE; from the coding sequence ATGACAAAACTTGAATTTAGCCTGATGGTTCAAAGTGAGTCGCATCCCTTGCGTAACTACGCTTACCAGCTTACCCGCAACGTTGAAGATGCTAATGACCTTTTGCAGGAAACCATGTTAAAGGCATTTACATACCACAATAAGTTTTCAGAAGGTACTAACCTTAAAGGTTGGTTGTATACCATTATGAAAAACAGCTTCATCAACAACTACCGCAGGTTGATGAAACGTAATACGTTTATTGATACTACGGATAATACCTATTATCTTGACTCTCCAAATCATGCAGTAGATAACAGGGCCGAAAGTAAGTTTATGATGAAGGATATGATGGAAGCAATTGAAACATTGCCCTACGACCTCAGAAAAACCTTTACCATGAATTACAAAGGCTTTAAATACCACGAGATTGCTGAGATACTGAATATTCCGATTGGAACTGTTAAGACCCGCATTTTTGTTGCCCGCAGGTTGCTGCGCAAAAAATTATGGGCATACGGCCAAGCATACGGCATGACGGCAGAATAG
- the crtI gene encoding phytoene desaturase produces MGKQVVVIGSGFAGLAAACFLAKDGYKVTVLEKNGEAGGRCRVWEKDGFTFDMGPSWYWMPDVFDKFFAHFGKTPSDYYTLTRLKPSYRVYFKKEYWDIPAGADELGQLLERKEPGAAENLKKFLHEAAYKYDVGINRLVYKPGRSLAEFMDLSLLKGMLKLDVFNSMQSHIGSYFKNPEIRQLLEFPVLFLGAKPSKTPALYSLMNYADIELGTWYPMGGMYKIIEGMVSLAKELGVDFKFNNEVTQIKTLNNKVEKVSTPNGDYFADIIVAGADYHHVDKALLNGHGNYSQKYWDERTMAPSSLIFYLGIDKKIDGLLHHTLFFDEDFAGHAEDIYDHPQWPDKPLFYVSVTSKTDDSVAPKDCENVMILIPVATGLEDTEETRERYYDMVMERLEKRLGQPIRSHVVVKRSYAHRDFIADYHAFKGNAYGLANTLRQTAILKPSLKNKNLTNLYYTGQLTVPGPGVPPSLISGQVVAEQIQKEYPINL; encoded by the coding sequence ATGGGCAAACAAGTTGTAGTAATAGGGTCAGGTTTTGCAGGATTGGCCGCCGCATGTTTTTTAGCCAAAGACGGGTACAAAGTTACCGTGCTTGAGAAAAACGGCGAAGCAGGCGGACGATGCCGAGTGTGGGAAAAAGACGGGTTTACCTTTGATATGGGACCCAGCTGGTATTGGATGCCCGATGTGTTTGATAAATTTTTCGCCCATTTTGGCAAAACACCCTCAGATTACTATACTCTTACCCGTTTAAAACCATCGTACAGGGTATATTTTAAAAAAGAATACTGGGATATTCCCGCAGGGGCAGATGAGTTGGGTCAATTACTTGAACGTAAAGAACCCGGTGCCGCTGAAAACTTAAAAAAGTTTTTACACGAGGCGGCTTATAAATACGATGTAGGCATCAACCGTTTGGTGTACAAACCCGGCCGCTCGTTGGCTGAGTTTATGGATTTAAGCCTGCTGAAAGGTATGCTTAAGCTGGACGTATTCAACTCCATGCAAAGCCATATTGGCAGTTATTTCAAAAATCCTGAGATACGCCAGCTATTAGAGTTTCCCGTACTGTTTCTGGGGGCAAAACCTTCAAAAACACCTGCCTTATACAGCCTGATGAACTATGCTGATATTGAGTTGGGCACTTGGTACCCTATGGGTGGCATGTACAAAATAATTGAAGGTATGGTAAGCCTTGCCAAAGAGTTGGGGGTTGATTTTAAGTTCAACAACGAAGTAACCCAAATAAAAACGCTCAACAATAAGGTAGAAAAAGTAAGTACCCCAAACGGGGATTATTTTGCCGATATAATTGTTGCGGGAGCCGATTACCACCACGTAGACAAAGCCTTGTTAAACGGTCACGGTAACTATAGCCAAAAGTATTGGGACGAAAGAACAATGGCCCCAAGCAGCCTGATATTTTATTTAGGCATAGATAAAAAGATAGACGGTTTATTGCACCATACTCTGTTTTTTGATGAGGATTTTGCAGGCCATGCTGAGGATATTTACGACCATCCTCAATGGCCTGATAAGCCGTTGTTTTATGTGTCAGTTACCTCAAAAACCGACGACAGTGTAGCACCAAAAGATTGCGAAAACGTGATGATATTGATACCTGTAGCCACAGGCTTAGAAGATACCGAAGAAACACGTGAGCGATATTATGACATGGTGATGGAGCGATTGGAGAAGCGTTTGGGGCAGCCTATCCGCTCACATGTGGTTGTGAAACGCAGCTACGCCCACCGCGATTTTATTGCCGATTACCATGCATTTAAAGGCAATGCTTACGGCCTAGCCAATACATTGCGCCAAACAGCGATATTAAAACCATCGTTAAAAAATAAAAACCTTACCAACCTGTACTATACCGGCCAGCTTACAGTGCCGGGTCCGGGTGTACCGCCTTCCCTCATATCGGGGCAGGTAGTAGCCGAACAAATACAAAAAGAATATCCTATTAACCTTTAA
- a CDS encoding 6-carboxytetrahydropterin synthase has product MIVSVYRKGHFNAAHRLHVPEWSDERNKEVFGLCNNPNYHGHNYDLTVKVTGEVDPVTGYVIDLKILKDIIYEEVENRFDHRNLNLDTEEFKHLNPTAENIAVVIWNKLRLRLDKKLELTVTLYETERNYVEYSGQ; this is encoded by the coding sequence ATGATAGTTTCCGTTTATCGTAAAGGGCATTTTAATGCCGCCCACCGTTTACATGTGCCCGAATGGAGTGATGAAAGGAATAAGGAAGTTTTTGGCCTGTGCAACAACCCTAACTATCACGGACACAACTACGACCTGACTGTGAAAGTTACGGGCGAGGTTGACCCCGTTACAGGGTATGTGATTGACCTGAAAATATTAAAGGATATTATTTATGAGGAGGTTGAAAACCGGTTTGACCACCGCAACCTGAATCTTGATACTGAAGAATTTAAACACTTGAACCCGACCGCTGAGAACATAGCCGTAGTAATATGGAATAAATTGAGGCTTAGGTTAGATAAAAAACTAGAATTAACTGTAACATTGTATGAAACCGAACGAAATTATGTTGAATACTCCGGCCAATAA
- a CDS encoding phytoene/squalene synthase family protein, with the protein MLLFNEACERCAKEITSAYSTSFSLGILALGKKLQAPIRNVYAFVRYADEIVDTFHEYDKPQLLANFRRDTYEAIQNKVSYNPVLQAFQKTYHEFGIDMELVDAFLDSMEMDLNYRSYQHESFNKYIYGSAEVVGLMCLKVFCEGNNQKYESLVEPARKLGAAFQKINFLRDLKSDFNERGRIYFPNVDFYGSFDKNTKQQIELDIENDFNEALQGIRKLPISSRFGVYIAYIYFYRLLNKINKLEPKSILESRVRVNNSEKLMLFATSYIKFKFNRL; encoded by the coding sequence ATGCTGCTTTTTAACGAAGCTTGCGAGCGTTGTGCCAAAGAAATTACCTCGGCATACAGCACCTCGTTCAGTTTGGGCATATTGGCCTTAGGAAAAAAATTGCAGGCACCCATCCGCAACGTATATGCCTTTGTGCGCTATGCAGATGAGATTGTAGATACTTTTCACGAATACGATAAGCCTCAATTGCTGGCAAATTTCAGACGCGATACATACGAAGCCATTCAAAACAAGGTGAGTTACAACCCTGTTTTGCAAGCGTTTCAGAAAACCTACCACGAGTTTGGGATTGATATGGAATTGGTAGATGCTTTTTTGGACAGTATGGAAATGGATTTGAACTATCGCAGTTACCAGCACGAGAGCTTTAACAAATACATATACGGCAGCGCAGAAGTAGTGGGTTTAATGTGCCTGAAAGTGTTTTGTGAAGGCAATAACCAAAAGTACGAGAGCCTTGTGGAACCTGCCCGTAAATTGGGCGCAGCCTTCCAAAAAATCAATTTCTTACGCGATTTAAAATCGGATTTTAACGAGCGCGGCCGCATCTATTTCCCCAACGTTGATTTTTACGGCAGCTTTGATAAGAACACAAAACAGCAGATAGAGTTGGACATCGAAAACGATTTTAACGAAGCTCTGCAAGGCATTCGTAAATTGCCTATCAGTAGTCGTTTTGGGGTGTATATTGCCTACATCTATTTTTACCGTTTGTTGAATAAAATAAACAAACTGGAGCCCAAAAGCATTCTTGAAAGTCGTGTGCGGGTAAACAACTCTGAAAAGCTGATGCTGTTTGCAACTTCATACATTAAGTTTAAATTCAACAGGTTGTAA
- a CDS encoding ABC transporter ATP-binding protein: MKNFFELLKYGKAYKRFAYLNIFFNLLGIVFGLFSLASVMPFLDIIFKPETTALIEPQAGSDFGSVKATLMYEIARIVQGNPKEALIYICVVIVVFTILKNVCVYLALVNLISFRQNTVRDLRDRLYKKVLRLPLSHFSDERKGDLISRMSGDVTVIEANLNASLDAVFKQPFNILVSLIMLIYISPMLTLIVFIMLPLAALLIVKIGKAVKAQTTRQQNKLGELISNFEETLGGMRIIKAFTREPFFLRRFLKQSQLLNRISIGIARRSDIASPLTETMGITIAAIILFIGGSFVLNKDMGLDGSAFIFYIVLFGMLIAPSKSFSSAFYSIQKGLAAKGRLEEIFTLDEKITEKKDAKTVGGFNTSIIYNNVSFAYDKEPVLSDISLEIKKGEMIALVGPSGGGKSTLADLLPRFYDVTNGSITIDGTDIRDYKIASLRGSMGVVTQESILFNDTVYNNIAFGNYDVTAEDIENAARVANAHEFIVDLERGYQTNIGERGSKLSGGQRQRIAIARAVLKNPDILILDEATSALDTTSEKLVQEALNNLMKNRTSVVIAHRLSTIQTADKIVVIQKGRIVQTGTHNELLNREGLYRELYELQKLGVN; the protein is encoded by the coding sequence ATGAAAAACTTTTTTGAACTGCTTAAGTACGGCAAGGCCTACAAACGTTTTGCCTATCTTAATATTTTCTTCAACCTGCTGGGCATTGTCTTCGGGCTGTTCTCGCTTGCCAGCGTGATGCCCTTTTTGGACATCATCTTTAAACCCGAAACCACCGCATTAATAGAACCACAAGCCGGAAGCGATTTTGGTAGCGTAAAAGCTACTTTGATGTATGAAATAGCCCGTATTGTACAAGGAAACCCTAAGGAAGCGCTAATTTATATCTGCGTGGTAATTGTAGTGTTTACCATTCTTAAAAACGTATGTGTGTATCTGGCATTGGTAAACCTTATTTCGTTTCGCCAAAACACTGTGCGCGATTTGCGCGACCGTTTGTATAAGAAAGTACTTCGTTTGCCCCTCTCCCATTTTTCAGACGAACGTAAGGGTGACCTAATCTCACGCATGAGCGGTGATGTAACCGTGATTGAAGCCAATCTGAATGCCTCGTTGGATGCGGTGTTTAAACAACCGTTTAATATATTGGTAAGCCTTATCATGCTTATATACATAAGCCCGATGCTTACGCTTATTGTATTTATTATGCTGCCGCTTGCTGCGTTATTAATTGTTAAAATAGGCAAGGCAGTAAAAGCCCAAACCACCCGCCAACAAAACAAACTGGGCGAGTTAATCAGTAATTTTGAGGAAACACTGGGCGGAATGCGCATTATAAAGGCATTTACCCGCGAACCGTTTTTCCTTCGCCGTTTTTTAAAGCAAAGCCAACTACTTAACCGTATATCCATCGGTATTGCACGTCGTAGTGATATTGCATCACCCCTTACCGAAACAATGGGTATTACCATTGCCGCCATTATCCTGTTTATCGGGGGCAGTTTTGTTCTTAACAAAGACATGGGACTGGACGGCTCGGCGTTTATATTCTACATTGTGCTGTTTGGTATGCTTATAGCTCCTTCAAAATCGTTTTCATCTGCCTTTTACAGCATTCAAAAAGGACTGGCTGCCAAAGGCCGCTTGGAAGAGATTTTTACTTTGGACGAGAAGATTACAGAGAAAAAAGATGCCAAAACCGTTGGCGGATTTAATACCTCAATTATTTATAACAACGTGTCGTTTGCATACGACAAAGAGCCTGTTTTGAGTGATATTTCGCTGGAAATTAAAAAAGGCGAAATGATAGCTTTAGTTGGGCCCTCCGGCGGCGGTAAAAGTACCTTGGCTGATTTGCTGCCCCGTTTCTACGATGTAACAAACGGAAGTATCACCATCGATGGGACGGATATCAGGGATTACAAGATTGCTTCGCTTCGCGGGTCAATGGGTGTGGTTACCCAAGAGTCTATCCTGTTTAATGATACCGTGTATAACAATATTGCGTTTGGCAATTACGATGTTACTGCCGAGGATATTGAAAATGCAGCCCGTGTAGCCAATGCGCATGAGTTTATTGTGGATTTGGAACGCGGCTATCAAACCAATATCGGCGAGCGAGGCAGCAAACTAAGCGGCGGTCAGCGTCAGCGCATAGCCATTGCCCGTGCGGTACTTAAAAACCCTGATATTCTAATTCTTGATGAGGCCACCAGTGCCCTTGATACTACCAGCGAAAAGTTGGTGCAGGAGGCATTGAATAACTTGATGAAAAACCGCACCAGCGTTGTTATTGCCCACCGACTTAGCACCATACAAACCGCTGATAAAATTGTGGTAATACAAAAGGGGCGTATTGTGCAAACAGGCACCCATAACGAGCTATTGAACCGCGAAGGTTTGTACCGCGAATTGTACGAACTGCAAAAACTTGGGGTGAACTAA